The Dethiosulfovibrio peptidovorans DSM 11002 nucleotide sequence GTGGATCTGCGGAAAACGTCGATCTTATGGAAAAGGGACTGGCCCAATTCGCCTTGATCGACAGCTTTGCCGTTATGGCCTATCAGGGGCGTGATCTCTACTACGAGGCTCCACAGACCTATCTCAGAGGTGTCGTGCCGCTTTATCCGGAGGTTGCCAGGATCTTGGTCCCGAAGGGTTCCGACGTCGTGACCCTGTCCGATCTGGCGGGTAAGAAGGTGGTCCTGGGCAAGAAAGGCTCAGGAGTCCTCATTACAGCTCAGCAGATTTTGATGGCCTCCGGCTTACGTCAAGATCAGTTGGAGCCGGCCTACCTAGGGATGGGAGAGGGGCTTTTGGCTTTACGGGAAGGTTCGGTGGATGCGGTGATTTTCGTCGGCCCTCTCGGTGGAGGATCCGCCATGGAGCAGGAAACCTTGAAAGAAGCCAGAATAATAGGTCTCGACGATAAGACGAGAAAGAAACTCATGGATACTGCCCCTTACTGG carries:
- a CDS encoding TAXI family TRAP transporter solute-binding subunit, with the protein product MGTRKGLLCLLVVSAVLGAAAVVSAFQPVYIMASGNMGGTYYSLGGILAETVNEKLPGVRLAVLPSGGSAENVDLMEKGLAQFALIDSFAVMAYQGRDLYYEAPQTYLRGVVPLYPEVARILVPKGSDVVTLSDLAGKKVVLGKKGSGVLITAQQILMASGLRQDQLEPAYLGMGEGLLALREGSVDAVIFVGPLGGGSAMEQETLKEARIIGLDDKTRKKLMDTAPYWKEFVVPAGTFDGQTEDIKTVGAWTVLCCREDLDDDLVKRVAETVYDNAEDISSYIPGSVKLSPDNVDEVLIPLHDGAKNFFDGKGAL